A window of Macrotis lagotis isolate mMagLag1 chromosome 1, bilby.v1.9.chrom.fasta, whole genome shotgun sequence genomic DNA:
ctctatccattttgacaCCTAGTTGCCACGTCCAGCCCTAATAACCTTATATGTGAAATAGGTCTCCATACCTTTGCCCTTATTTGCCTAGGATTGACCTACCCGAAGTTATTCCTGATCCccttattgctattgctaaaGCCTTTCCCTCACCTTGATTTCCTAGAGCATATATgccatatagacatatatatttttgttgtttttggcaagttaagtgacttgcccaagatcacacagctagggccctgtttgtggtggcaaagaattggaaatccagtaaatgtccttcaattggggaatggcttagcaaactgtggtgtaagtatgtcatggaacactattgttctattagaaaccaggagggacgggatttcagggaagcctggagggatttgcatgaactgatgctgagtgagatgagcagaaccagaaaaacactgtacaccctaacagccacatgggagtgatgttcaaccttgaaggactcgctcattccatcagtgcaacaaccagggacaattttgggctgtctgcaaaggagagtgccacctgtatccagataaggagctggggagtttgaacaaagtgcaaggactattccctttaattgaggaaaaccagatatcttattgtctaatcttgttacctcttagactactcttctcttctttaaggatatgatttttctctcatcacacccaatttggatcaaggtacaacatggaaacaaagtaaaaactgacagagtgctttctgtggggggtggggagggaagcaagattgggggggaaattgtaaaactcaaataatatctttaataaaaataaattaaaaaaagaaaaaaaaagtccaaacaaaaaaagatcacacagctaggtaattttaaagtgcctgagggtagatttgaattcaggtcctcctgactccactgtgccacctagctgccacttatgccatatatatttatgtgtgtgaaaCCTACAGGATTACTCGTATGTGCTATCTCCCCTTTAGGAAGGAAGTGCCTGAGGGCAGGGAGGGTTCCATTTTTGTTATCATTGGGAGCCATATGGTTGAAGggtggagtcaggagaatttgagttcaaatctggtctcaggtactTAGCTGTTGGACCCTGGGTAAatacttagcctcagtttcctaaattgtaaaatgaggatgataacaaCAGCACCCATGTCCCAGGGTCATGATCTAAGGATCTGCTGAAATATCTCTAAAGTCTTAGCATAGTACACATGGTACACAATaggcgcttaataaatgctgtCTACTTTCCAAATTGACAGTTAAAAATAGGATAAGCATAGCTGTGGAATCAGCAAGTGTTGATGggttttaatgttttcttttcaaaaataattttttgtcttttttttaaataaaaatatgtgcaTACTCTAGATGCATAAGTGAAGCCTATGTGTTACAACCTTCGGatgttttctcttccattagaatgcaagccccctgggcggctaggtggcgtagtggataaagcaccggccctggagtcaggaggacctgggttcaaatccagtctcagacacgtaataattacctagctggcaagccacttaagccgggttgccttgcaaaaacctaaaaaaaaaaaaaaaaaaagaatgcaagccCCCTGAGcggtcaggtggcacagtggatagagcaccggccctggagtcaggagtttgaatttgatctcagacaataatcacccagctgtgtggccttgggcaagacacttaaccccattgccttgcaaaaacctaaacaaaaatgcAAGCCCCTGGAGGGAAACAAGTATCTCAGTTTTGCGTTTCAGCATCTAGCTCGCAGCTGGACCGGTTTCAAGTGGACTCTAGGGCCCCCTCCCACAAAGAAAGCCAAAGGCCTTAGCCCCGCTGCGTGCTGGGATTGGTGCTCAATCCTCGCGCGGAGCCTGATGGGACATGTAGTATCTGTCCCTTCTTCCGCCTACTTCATTCGTCGCCAGCTTCCCTCGCCCTTCCCGGCGGGCCTCGCGAAGTCTCTGGCTTCTGATTGGCTGGCTCTGGGGGAGGGGGCGGACATCCCCCGGCAGTCGTTGCGCGGCGTTTCCGGTGTGAGGCCTGAGCCGGTATTCCTACGCCATCTCctttgggggaggggcagggaggcgGCGGAGGCCGGAGAGCGGCCGGCTGAGGCGGCGGCGGGAGAAGAGAGCGGGCAGCGGGCGGGACTCACGGGCCCGGGAGGGGCGCGCGGTACGGGGCGAGGAGGGGGCCTCCGCTGGGGGGAAGCCGGGAAGGAGGGCTCCAGCGCGCGTGCGCGCCGCCTCCCGAGGGGCGCGAGGCTGCGCGGGGCGGGGCCCACGTGGGACGCGGcgcccctcccccccgccccgGGAGGCGGGCCTGAGCCAGTCCGGGCTGCGCGCGAGAGGCCGGGCCGGGCCCTGAAGGCCGGTTTTGTCCCCGAAAGGTGGGGCCGCGCTCGAGCGTCCGGAGCCAGCATGAAGAACCGGGACAAGGAGGGCGCCGCCCCGAAGCTGCCGGCCAGCCCCGCCAAGGCCAAGGGCCGGGCCTCGCAGGCCGCCAAGCCCGACGAGGCCCCCGAGCCCCGGAGCCCGAGGCCGGCCGGCCAGGCCCCGGAGCCCGGCGAGGGTAGGTGCCGGGGCCTCCGGTGGGAGGGGCCGCTCGGGTGGGCTTCCTGGCTGCCCTCCAGGGAAAGCCCAAGCCGGGAGGCCGCCAGTAAGCGGAGAGGCGGCTGGGCTGAGGACGCGGCCCGGGTGTGCCCTGCCCGGTGCCCGTCGGACGCGGCCCGGGTGTGCCCTGCCTGGTGCCTGTCGGGTGGGCTTCCTCGCTGCCCTCCAGGGAAAGCCCAAGCCGGGAGGCCGCCAGTAAGCGGAGAGGCGGCTGGGCTGAGGACGCGGCCCGGGTGTGCCCTGCCCGGTGCCCGTCGGGAGAATAGGACAGCGGATGGCCAGGTTTTTCTCAAGCCCGAGCGTGCCGGCCAGTAAGCCGGACAGCGTAGTGGACCAGAGAGAAGAGGGAGCTTGAAATCCGAAAGTCAGCGCTGTTTTCAGTTCCTAGGCAGCTTCAGTGGTTCCCTCTattaaaacaggaaaatagtCATTTTACCAGCCTCGAGTGGAGCAATTGTGGTTCACTTTCTGCTCTTTCCCTGGCAGGGGGGCAAGCCAAGAATTCTCAGTCGGGATCCGTCTGCGATGTCTCAGAGGAGCTGAGCCGGCAGCTGGAAGACATACTGAATACCTACTGTGTCGATAGCAGTCAGGAAGGACCGAATGATGAAGGGGGTCAGAATGAACACCCAGAGCCAGAGGAGGTGGAGAAGAACAGAAATTATTCTGCACGGAACGGAGAACCAGAACCAGGCACCCCTGTAGTCAACGGAGTGAAGGAAATCACCAAGGGAGAGCCGGGTGTGGAAGAGATTCGGGCAAACGATGAGAGCGGGGACCGCGACCAGAAGCGGACCCAGGAAAAGAAGAAGGCCAAAGGCCTGGGTAAGAAAAGGGGGAACTCTCCCTCATGGATCTGAGGGGGTTTTGACCCATTATTTGTGCTAATGCCCTTCTCTGCAGAACTGTTAGATCTCCTCCACCCCACCTTAATTCCTGGGGGCAGAGACTTTGTCCCTTCTCAACCTTTGTAACCTGGGCATCAAACATAACAACAAATGTCTGTTTGACTGATTTGGTTTCAAAAGATGAGAGAGATTGTGGAGttcctgggcaaatcagttaacagAGAGAATTTGGAGTGAATGTCATTTGTGACCTGCTTGATCCAGAGATTCTTAAGTCATATTAGATCCTGGGGTACAGACTCCAGATGACTACtgggaatttttctttgtccatcttttcctttcctgCCACTTGTTTTCTCTTTAAAGAAGAAGAATCTACAAATCCTAGGAAAGCAAACCACTGAGTTTGCTGGAAATATACTGGGTCTCTGAGGGAATATTGCTCAGTCTGCTGCCTAGAAAGAGGAATAGGAAGGCCTGAGCTGCCCCCATTATCTACCCCCTACATCTCTGTGGCAAACCTTGGGTCTGAACTGAGGGTTGGGCAGTTAGGAGTGTGGGGATCCGAGTCAAGAATCATTCTTAGGCTCCCCTGATGTTTGGAGGCATATGTATGAGGAAGGCTCACTCTTCATCCCTGTGCCTTTCCAGGGAAGGAGATCACTTTGCTGATGCAGACACTGAACACCCTTAGCACCCCGGAAGAGAAGTTGGCTGCACTGTGCAAGAAATATGCTGAGCTGGTTAGTTCTGGGTCCTTCTCCCTCCTTCAGGGTTGTGGAATCTGGGTGACCTCAGAGTTGGCATGAACCTGACCCTGTGGAGGAAGTACAGGTGACCAGACATCCCAGCCTAGGGACTAAACCAGGTGATGGGGGGACTCCCCTAGCTATGTTCCCTGgatctctgagagagagagagagagagagagagaaagggtctGCAACCTTTCTAGAAGGATTAACCACCGAATAGAGTCAGGAGTTATCTCCCTACTTTGGGGGATGTGACAACCCTCTAGCATGAATGGGGCCCCATCAGAAATGACTGGAGAAGCTTGTCTGTTAACGTGGGCCATTTGGCTTCAGTTCTTGTGCACCTAGCCTCGGATCTTGAAGGAGGGATGTGCTCATCAGGAACTGAGGAGGCAGGCTCAGAGGGTTCAGTAATGCAGTCAAGGTCCTACAGCCCAGAAGGGCCTGGCTTCTGAGGACATGACACTCTGTGCCTTCTCCCAACAGGATCTGGAACTGAATATGTGAAATGCCTATCCTCAGCCTCTCTGATTCCTCTGAAATAGGGAAGGCTGGGGGTCATTTCCTGCTTCTTCatttggggggatgggggtgCCCTGACTGGGATGAAAGCTGCCTTGAGGAGGGGCCTCCTCAGTGACTCCCGTCTTACATGTGGCAGCCTTGTTCTAAGTCCCCAGTTCTTCTTTCCTCACAGAGCTCTAAGCACTCTTCCTCCCAAAGGCAGGGACTGTGTAAGTGTTTGCCccgttttacagatgacaaactgATGTTCCGAGAAGTTCAGGGACTTAACCAATATCCCCCAACTTGTAAGTGAACGAGGGAGTGGAGTAAGGCAGGAAGTGGAAAGATTGGATtgagggagtgggggtggggggggagaaggattAAAAGATGGTTGTCTGACTGCTTTGATCCCTGGTGGTCCATGCAGGATCAAGGCCAGGCAGGCCCCCTCACCCTAAAGGATTCCCATCGCCTACTGCTTTCATGCCCCAAGCCCCCCCTCCCCCCTACTTCTTACAGCTGGAGGAACACCGAAATTCACAGAAGCAGATGAAAGTCCTGCAGAAGAAACAGAGTCAGCTGGTGCAGGAAAAGGACCACCTGAGGAGCGAGCACAGCCGGGCCGTCCTGGCCCGCAGCAAACTGGAAAGCCTGTGCCGGGAGCTTCAGAGGCATAACCGAACCCTCAAGGTGACCCCTGGGGTCCAGTGTCCTGGCTGTGACTTGATAGTCCCCATGGTCAGAGCACGTTCAGGCACTGAAGGACAGGATTAGGAGAAATGGGCAGGTTTGGGCTGGTTGTTAGGACTTGGAGAGGACAAATAGAAAGCTGCAATACAACCTTGTCGCTAGGGATGAGGTGATTCCTTTACAGGGAGTTTTCTTTATACAATCTGGGGGcttttccagctcaaaatctgCTTCACTCAACCTTTGAATTACACCTTCTTACCCGTAGGCCATTTGTCCATTGCAGAATTCCTGCTCTTCCTGCATTACCTCTGCTGGAAGGCAAAGGGGAACCCTCTAGGAAGGAGAGAGCATTTGGAGGTTCCCAGGCCTCACCCACAAGGAGCCTGGAAATCTTCTGAGCCCCTTACTTGTGTCCTCCCTTCTTCACTGTAGGAAGAAGGTGTCCAGCGAGCacgagaggaagaggaaaagaggaaggaggtgACCTCCCACTTCCAGGTGACCCTGAACGACATCCAGTTGCAGATGGAACAGCACAACGAGCGCAACTCAAAGCTGCGCCAGGAAAATATGGAGCTTGCTGAGCGGCTGAAGAAGCTCATCGAGCAGTATGAGCTGAGGGAAGAGGTGAGGGTACTGTGCAGGGCCCTGGTCTCTGGGCAAGAGGGCCTGAACCTGACCAGCCAGACATCTGGGAGAGGGACAAGAGGGTGGCAACCCTGGAAACCAATTGGGAGCCTGGCCTCGGGCTTCTCATGGAGGTGGAGACCTGGGTGAGGAGCCTCTAGATGCCTGAGGGATGAGGTGGGGGAGTCACTTGGCTGGCAGGGCACAGATTGCTGTTTCTGGCTGTGGGAGCCTCCCCACCCACAACTTCCTGACAATTAGATGGCAGTGGAATGTTACTTATAGCTTGAAGACTTTACCCAGGTCCCAGGGAGCCTCACTGCTAGGGGCTGGGGAGCTCCAAgtatcattttccccattttacagacaagctCAGAGAGGTTATGTGATCTGTTCTACATCACACCGGCCAGTCAGTAACAGAagcaggattagaacccaggtatcCTGGTTTGGAGTTCTTATCTCAAGATAATTTTTAGTGTGATTAAGCCTGGGAATGGGGGGGCCAGTgcatagaacaccaaccctggagtcaggagtatctgagttcaaatctaggctcagacatGTATTAATTGCCTAACTCTGTGACtgaccctgttgccttaaataaaattaaaaaaaaccaaaacaacaacaaccctgggaaggaaCTCTGAAGAGAGGCCGCCAAGGgaagagcactgaccttgaggGACTGGACAGCTTCTTCCCAGGCCAGCCATAAACCTCCCTCTGCTCCAGGACCAAGCAGGCCCTTTGGCCCCATCTGGGCACTGACTAGGCCTAGTCCCCTCACATCCTGGGCTTCTCTTGGCAGCACATTGACAAGGTCTTCAAACACAAGGACCTGCAGCAGCAGTTGGTGGATGCTAAACTCTTGCAGGCCCAGGAGATGCTGAAGGAGGCTGAGGATAGGCACCAGCGAGAAAAAGACTTTGTAAGTGTCATTCTCAGAGGAGCCCCCTGAAAACCAGCCAGCTAGGGCTCCCCTGAGGCAGCTACTGGGCTGGAGGTGGTTGTTGCATTGGCCTTGGGTCTCCTCTCAAGCCAAGGAGCATGAAGGTTAAGAACTTTAAAATCACCAAATCTGGATTAAATGTACATTGTGCAAGTCCCAGAGTTCAGCAGAGGGCAGCCAGGGATGGTTCGGACCCAGTCTGCCCTCTGGTGTTAAGGTTAGGCACCCGACTGTgataaagagaggagagaggaagggggcCAGGGGTTGGTCAGCAATGCTGTTTGGAGGGTTACGGGGACAGGTTTTGATTCCACCACCTTCTCAGATGTAAAACTTGAGGGTGAGCCTCACAAATGAGCTTGGTGTTGTCTCTGTAAGGTCTTGGCCAGGGTACGCACAGCACCCAGTCCAGAGAGCTGCTGCCCTTGCTGGCAGCAAAGCTCTGACTGGAGGTGGCCTCTTTTACTTGTCTCTATAACAGCTGCTGAAGGAAGCAGTGGAGTCCCAGCGAGTGTGCGAGCTGATGAAACAGCAGGAGGCCCATCTGAAGCAGCAGGTGAGGCCTGAGGCAGGCGGTGTCCCCAGCACTGGGCACTGGGCGGTGGGCAGGCAGATGGAGGGATCTGATGCCATGCTCTTGTGTCCACAGCTTGCACTGTACACCGAAAAATTCGAGGAGTTCCAGAATACTCTGTCCAAGAGTAGTGAGGTGTTCACTACCTTTAAGCAGGAAATGGAAAAGGTACTGGTCCTGGCCCTGCCTGGAAAGGCCATGGGGGCTCTCCAATTACTCATTAGCTCTGTTCCTCTGGACAGGCCCCAGCTCCTGGCTGGGTGTCTGTCCTTGACCCTAGGGCTGTTGAGGAGGGCTTGGCCCAGCTGGGTCACTCCACTcctcttgcttttccttttttaccttgGTGTTATGGTAGATATTCTGCAATTCTTCCCAATAAGATGAAGCAGTTCTGAGGACAAAGCTCTCTGAGCTGCATTGGAGAGAGACTCCAGGCCTCTTGTGTGCCCATCCTGTGGTTAGGGGTGTAGCCCCGCTCCTCTCTTGGTGTTGAGGGCATTGCTCTGAGTCCCAGGTGTCCCCCATTTCTCCAGCTCCCATAGATATGGTAACAGTTCTCTTTTATTCCTTACATGACAGATGACCAAAAAGATcaaaaaactggagaaagagaCCACCATGTACCGATCCCGGTGGGAGAGCAGCAATAAGGCGCTGCTGGAGATGGCCgaggaggtgtgtgtgtgtgtgtgtagggaggaGCCTGTAGGAGAGGTGGTGTGGAGGGGGTGGGGCAGAGGTAGGGAGAAGCTGCTTTCTCAGGACTTTGGAGGAGCAGGCTCTGGATTTGCCTTCAGGGCCTGGGCAGTGAGCCCTGACTAggccctcccttctcctctcccgcccttcccccccccccccagaaaactCTTCGAGACAAGGAGCTGGAAGGCCTGCAAGTGAAGATCCAGAGGCTCGAGAAACTATGCCGGGCCCTGCAAAGCGAGCGAAATGACCTGAACAAGAAGGTGCAGGACCTGAGTGCCCAGCCTCCGCCTGGAGAAGCAGACACCCCCGAGGCCCCCCGAGGCCCCCGCAGGGACGGTGGCACCGAGCCACTGGCTGAGGGTCTGAGCCCTGAGGTCCCTCCAGCTCTGGGTCTCACAGAGGCTGCCCCCCAGGGCCTCGAACTGAGCACGAGTGTTTCAGGCCAGATGGAGACTGAGGAAGCCACCCCTTGTGCTGACTAGAGACCCCAGGGATGCCAGGAGGGGGCTAGTGACTGTTACAGGCCCAGTTGTTATGTCACCTTTCAGCTTAATGGCTGCTAGGGAAGGGCTGGGGCCCATCATTGGCATTTGACACTTTGCGATATAGGttcttgaaaatgatttttatatatatatggcatataaAAGTGTGTGCTGGGCCCCATgcttttatatacatacatgtataaaacAAGTGCTCGCTTTCCCGTGCTTGGGCATGGGGGGAGATGTGACTAATCAATGCTTTGGAGGGGCTGGGCCTGGGGCTGCTCCCAGATAGGAGGGCTCCCCTAGCTGcttctctctgcctccctccttccctcctagCCTCATGACTGGAGCTTCACTGGTGTCCTGGTGCACACGTGGTCTCTTGGCTTTTGGGTGAGAGGATCGGGCTTTTGCTGACTCggctctccccccagccctgggAGCCCGTTGCTGTCAAGACCCACCCAATGGGAGCCTCTTGTGCTTTCCAGTCCTGCCCCAGCTAGACAATGCATCCCGGTTAGCCTTATGATTCACAGTTGCCTCTCCCTCCAGCACAAGTGGATTGAAGAGATCATCCAAAGGGTTGTCAGAAGGTGGTTTGGGTTTGTTGAGTTTGGGGGGGATTTTGCAGTATGTTATTGTTGAGGAATTGATGAGGTAGGAGGACTATTAGCAATAGTCTTGTCTCCTTTATCCTTTTACCTGCAATCCCTCTCTTCCCTGTCCCAGCTTCAGGCTTCAAGCTGAGTTGGTGCAGTGGCTGCATGTTCTTCATGGAGAGAGGTTAATGCTTTCCTTTAGAGTTGCCCAGGATGGGTGCTGTAGGACCCTGCGGGCTGCCTCTTGTTCCATAGCTCAGCCCCAGGACCCCAGCCATCCCCACCTCCTCCTGCCCATTTCTGTGGGATTCCTTGGATGAAACATCTTGTGAATCTCCTACTGCTACCTGGGATGCTAAGCCTTCCTTGACTGAGCAGGGGTCCCAGAACCTGTTGCCCTAAGGATGTTGTGCACTAACAGGCTCAGGCTGCAGATGAGGCCCAAGATTTCTCCCAGATTGGTAGAGGCTATGAAAAGGGCCAGAAATCTATAGTCCTGAGAGTCCTCTCTCATCTAAAGAGCCTGACAACAGGGTGTTTATTCTTTGCTGTTTTTGTCTGGGCTGCACCCTTGAGACACTACCTGTCATGCCTTCCCTGGCACAGGAAAACTTGAGGTTTGAAGAGATTCCTTAGGACAAGACAAGCCCTGGCTCCCACGCCAGGATGCCTCTGTGACTTCTCCAATTCAACCTTTTGCCTCAGTGGGACCAAAGGAACTGCAAATAGACCAAGGGAGCTGGCTTTGAGCACCTTGGTCTCTTGCGTtgttcccccaccccatccctctCTGATCCTAGGCCTCTTCCCTTATCACTGAGTCAGTACTGCTATGTCCTGTTGACAGGCTAATCCTCAATCATGTTGTCACAGACCTTGTTCTCTGGCATCACagtcttctccttcccttgttcTCTTTGACTTCTGTCTTTTGGGAGGCTCTGGATTGGGAAGAGAGTTCTCCAGAGAAGCCCCTGGCAGAGACCAGTGGTGAAGGTGAGGGAGCGGGGCAGTTGTCGGGGCCTCAGGAACTGAGACTGGGATGAGGTGTGGATGGCTGTCTTAGCCCTGCCAGGGACCTTTTCTAGGCCCCAGCCAGCACTGGGGTTTCCTTTGCATTCCAAACTAGCATTTTTCCACCTCTGGAGTAGAACAGAGGAGTCGGTGTTGCTCCTGTCCCTTTGTTTCTTTCAGTCTTCCAAGGTGTCCCTTCTTCCTCCACCCTTCGCCTCTCGGTGAGTGCTGGCTCAGCTGCCTCTGCAGGCT
This region includes:
- the TXLNA gene encoding alpha-taxilin, encoding MKNRDKEGAAPKLPASPAKAKGRASQAAKPDEAPEPRSPRPAGQAPEPGEGGQAKNSQSGSVCDVSEELSRQLEDILNTYCVDSSQEGPNDEGGQNEHPEPEEVEKNRNYSARNGEPEPGTPVVNGVKEITKGEPGVEEIRANDESGDRDQKRTQEKKKAKGLGKEITLLMQTLNTLSTPEEKLAALCKKYAELLEEHRNSQKQMKVLQKKQSQLVQEKDHLRSEHSRAVLARSKLESLCRELQRHNRTLKEEGVQRAREEEEKRKEVTSHFQVTLNDIQLQMEQHNERNSKLRQENMELAERLKKLIEQYELREEHIDKVFKHKDLQQQLVDAKLLQAQEMLKEAEDRHQREKDFLLKEAVESQRVCELMKQQEAHLKQQLALYTEKFEEFQNTLSKSSEVFTTFKQEMEKMTKKIKKLEKETTMYRSRWESSNKALLEMAEEKTLRDKELEGLQVKIQRLEKLCRALQSERNDLNKKVQDLSAQPPPGEADTPEAPRGPRRDGGTEPLAEGLSPEVPPALGLTEAAPQGLELSTSVSGQMETEEATPCAD